In Halovivax gelatinilyticus, the following are encoded in one genomic region:
- a CDS encoding indoleamine 2,3-dioxygenase, whose product MGDSIAAVLDRHAVSAERGFLPERDPLESFSVDRFGADEEATLLAYDRLAEELPVRLEEGTFRDSVDGLSIPPASLYPSLTDREARRLCLLSGFFASAYVHEIGADPVSHLPEPIAVPLVETSRRFGRKPILSYDVLCLHNWRRREPGADLTDPTNLESVERFTTLDDERWFVVIHVAIEASAGEALRACARAQQAVRAADPDALVDALGTVADSIAAQTAIMRRMTERNDPEAFAHRYRPYYEGFDDVVYEGVPGFRGDPQAYRGGSGAQSSVLPSIDAALGIDHATTELIEKLTDMRSYMPDAHRAVVDAFDRGPAVGSYVDETGRDDLREAYNACTEELATFRRVHFGQVIQYIRAVTGETTGTGGTDYMQFLQEMQEETAAQKR is encoded by the coding sequence ATGGGTGATTCGATCGCGGCCGTCCTCGACCGTCACGCCGTCTCGGCAGAGCGGGGTTTTCTCCCCGAGCGAGATCCGCTCGAGTCGTTCTCGGTCGATCGGTTCGGCGCGGACGAGGAGGCGACCCTGCTGGCGTACGACCGTCTCGCGGAGGAACTACCCGTGCGGTTGGAGGAGGGGACGTTTCGCGATAGCGTCGACGGGCTTTCGATCCCACCGGCGTCGCTCTACCCGTCGCTCACCGATCGGGAAGCGCGGCGGCTCTGTCTCCTGAGCGGTTTCTTCGCGAGCGCGTACGTCCACGAGATCGGTGCCGATCCGGTCTCGCACCTTCCGGAGCCGATTGCCGTCCCGCTCGTCGAAACCTCGCGGCGATTCGGTCGGAAACCGATCCTCTCTTACGACGTCCTCTGTCTGCACAACTGGCGACGGCGCGAACCGGGCGCGGACCTCACCGATCCGACGAACCTGGAGTCTGTCGAACGGTTCACGACGCTCGACGACGAGCGGTGGTTCGTCGTCATCCACGTCGCGATCGAGGCGAGCGCCGGCGAGGCGCTTCGCGCCTGCGCTCGCGCCCAGCAAGCGGTCCGAGCGGCCGATCCCGACGCGCTCGTCGACGCGCTCGGGACGGTCGCCGATTCGATCGCCGCCCAGACGGCCATCATGCGCCGGATGACCGAGCGCAACGACCCGGAGGCGTTCGCCCACCGGTATCGCCCGTACTACGAGGGATTCGACGACGTCGTCTACGAGGGCGTCCCCGGCTTTCGGGGCGATCCCCAGGCCTACCGCGGCGGCTCCGGCGCCCAGAGTTCGGTGTTGCCGTCGATCGACGCCGCGCTCGGGATCGACCACGCCACGACGGAACTGATCGAGAAGCTCACCGACATGCGAAGCTACATGCCCGACGCCCACCGGGCGGTCGTCGACGCGTTCGACCGCGGCCCGGCCGTTGGTTCCTACGTCGACGAGACCGGCCGGGACGACCTTCGAGAGGCGTACAACGCCTGTACCGAGGAACTCGCGACCTTCCGTCGCGTCCACTTCGGCCAGGTGATCCAGTACATCCGTGCCGTCACCGGCGAGACGACCGGTACCGGCGGAACCGACTACATGCAATTTCTCCAGGAGATGCAAGAAGAGACCGCGGCCCAGAAGCGGTAA
- a CDS encoding ester cyclase, whose translation MPEPTDTTETTDAQTREANKKAVERTFEMMATHDFDALDDVMDEGLTFSDPLMELEGLDDYKDLMRGRFSALPDTDATLHTMVAEDDVVVVHLSYRATHEGEYQGIEPTGNEVEGTAVMIDRFKDGNIVERIEEYDTLSWFQQLGVDPSTI comes from the coding sequence ATGCCCGAGCCCACAGATACTACGGAGACGACCGACGCACAAACCAGAGAAGCCAACAAAAAAGCAGTCGAAAGAACCTTCGAAATGATGGCGACTCACGACTTCGACGCCTTGGACGACGTGATGGATGAAGGCCTGACGTTCTCCGATCCACTCATGGAACTAGAAGGACTAGATGATTACAAAGATCTGATGCGAGGTCGATTCTCGGCGCTCCCCGATACCGACGCTACGTTACATACGATGGTAGCAGAAGATGATGTCGTCGTCGTGCACTTATCGTATCGAGCCACACACGAAGGGGAGTATCAGGGTATCGAACCGACAGGCAACGAGGTTGAAGGAACAGCCGTCATGATCGACCGATTCAAAGACGGAAACATTGTAGAGAGAATCGAGGAATACGACACGCTCTCTTGGTTTCAGCAACTCGGAGTCGACCCCTCTACTATCTGA
- a CDS encoding winged helix-turn-helix domain-containing protein, giving the protein MGGTELSPEFELERLSPDEAFAILGNDTRLDILRSLWEAGAHHEYDDIEATATTISFSELQQAVGIRDNGQFNYHLSQLIPSFVRHTDEGYRLSGAGKEVFRTLIAISGEQNSSVPDDLESPCPVCGGTLTAVYEDQWLRVMCTDCDGNFGDATPDGTVFNTPFPAAGLTDRTPDEAFLTGNYRCMLDMTYLMRKICRECASPLTSSVSICEDHDATRDRSCTICVTDFPVWGDLRCDTCRYAKRLPVELCAMGLTPVITFLHEQDIDVLSSSFRELGEVIAVQFQTAVTSDPLRVTVTINNEPDELTVTFDDKLSVVESTC; this is encoded by the coding sequence ATGGGCGGCACCGAGTTAAGTCCGGAATTCGAATTAGAGAGGTTATCGCCCGATGAAGCCTTTGCTATCCTTGGCAACGACACACGCCTCGACATCCTCAGATCCCTGTGGGAAGCCGGCGCACACCACGAATACGACGATATCGAGGCTACCGCCACGACAATCTCGTTTTCTGAGCTCCAACAGGCCGTCGGTATTCGCGATAACGGGCAATTCAATTACCACCTCTCGCAACTCATCCCATCCTTTGTTCGACACACCGACGAGGGGTACCGACTGAGCGGGGCCGGCAAGGAGGTGTTTCGAACACTCATCGCGATTTCTGGGGAGCAAAATTCCAGTGTTCCCGACGATCTCGAGTCGCCATGCCCGGTGTGTGGCGGTACCCTCACGGCCGTGTACGAAGACCAGTGGCTTCGGGTCATGTGTACTGACTGTGATGGCAATTTTGGGGATGCGACCCCGGATGGGACTGTCTTTAACACCCCGTTCCCGGCCGCTGGGTTGACCGATCGGACGCCGGACGAGGCCTTTTTGACAGGCAACTATCGGTGTATGCTGGATATGACGTACCTGATGCGGAAGATCTGTCGTGAATGCGCCAGTCCATTGACGTCATCCGTATCGATCTGTGAGGACCACGATGCGACACGTGACCGATCCTGCACCATCTGTGTGACGGACTTTCCTGTCTGGGGTGATCTCCGCTGTGACACGTGTCGATACGCGAAGCGCTTGCCGGTCGAACTGTGTGCTATGGGGTTGACGCCCGTGATCACGTTTCTCCACGAGCAGGATATCGACGTGTTATCGTCGTCATTCCGGGAACTCGGGGAGGTGATTGCAGTGCAGTTCCAGACCGCAGTAACGAGCGATCCGCTTCGGGTGACGGTCACCATCAACAATGAACCCGACGAACTGACAGTGACCTTCGATGACAAACTGTCCGTCGTCGAGAGTACGTGCTGA
- a CDS encoding GNAT family N-acetyltransferase: MGKEVLTRRPEPNDVPGIYRVMRESRREAFDELLPPDALDWDADVSEEFRDFIHNRLAHEKMALLVAISRETIVGVIELVWLPEETQSFVAPSEAELPAIHVRPEYWNEGVGTQLLKEAITLPPSRLSGIAPSVLADNERARTFYERRGFVQDGTTTTTFASEERTEAVYRHTL; encoded by the coding sequence ATGGGAAAGGAGGTACTGACCCGGCGTCCCGAGCCCAACGACGTGCCCGGGATATATCGGGTCATGCGGGAAAGCAGACGGGAAGCGTTTGATGAGCTCTTACCCCCAGACGCCCTCGATTGGGATGCTGACGTTTCTGAGGAATTTCGGGATTTTATCCACAACCGGCTCGCACACGAGAAAATGGCCCTCCTCGTCGCCATCTCCCGTGAAACGATTGTTGGAGTCATCGAACTCGTCTGGCTTCCGGAGGAGACCCAGAGTTTCGTCGCCCCATCCGAGGCCGAGCTGCCGGCCATCCACGTGCGACCCGAGTACTGGAACGAAGGTGTCGGCACGCAACTCCTCAAGGAGGCCATTACGCTTCCTCCATCTCGGCTGTCCGGAATTGCACCGAGTGTTCTGGCAGACAACGAGCGTGCGCGAACGTTCTACGAACGGCGCGGATTCGTACAGGACGGAACAACGACGACAACGTTTGCCAGTGAGGAACGTACCGAGGCAGTCTACCGCCATACGCTCTGA
- the kynU gene encoding kynureninase, translated as MTEHDGATDGRADANRELDAGRSDARERDEADPLSDYRDQFDLPDAYYMDGNSLGPISDAAEASLQRAVDQWREQGIRGWTEADPPWFWYGERLGEELAPLVGADPAEVVVGNSTTINIHTLIGTFLDAVERRDGPTADRGVLVNDLDFPTDHYAIRAQLRQRGLDPDEHLHLVESRDGRTIETDDIVAAMDDEDVGIVFMPSVLYRSGQLFDVERITEAAHDRGILAGFDLAHSVGVVPHALSDVGVDFAVWCGYKYLNAGPGAVAGLYVNERHFETTPALAGWWGHDKETQFEMNLEFTPAADAGAWQAGTIPVFSAAPLFGALETVNDAGIDAIREKSIGLTGYLIDLVDEHLTDRGVTIGTPRDPDRRGGHVALEHPEAMRISEALRDREIVVDFRPPNVIRVAPVPLYTGYEDVHAVVETLAEIIDEKRYERYDPAGDVT; from the coding sequence ATGACCGAACACGACGGCGCGACGGACGGGCGCGCCGACGCGAACCGCGAGCTAGACGCGGGCCGATCGGACGCCCGCGAACGCGACGAGGCCGATCCGCTTTCCGACTATCGCGATCAGTTCGACCTCCCCGACGCCTACTACATGGACGGCAACTCGCTCGGCCCGATCTCCGACGCCGCCGAGGCGAGCCTCCAGCGGGCCGTCGACCAGTGGCGCGAACAGGGCATCCGCGGCTGGACCGAAGCCGACCCGCCCTGGTTCTGGTACGGCGAGCGCCTCGGCGAGGAACTCGCCCCGCTCGTCGGCGCCGACCCCGCCGAGGTCGTCGTCGGCAACTCCACGACGATCAACATCCACACGCTGATCGGGACCTTCCTGGACGCCGTCGAGCGACGGGACGGACCGACGGCCGACCGCGGCGTGCTCGTCAACGACCTCGACTTTCCGACCGACCACTACGCGATTCGGGCCCAGCTCCGCCAGCGCGGACTCGATCCCGACGAGCACCTCCACCTCGTCGAGAGCCGAGACGGCCGAACGATCGAGACGGACGACATCGTGGCCGCGATGGACGACGAAGACGTCGGGATCGTCTTCATGCCCTCGGTGCTCTATCGCAGCGGCCAGCTGTTCGACGTCGAGCGGATCACCGAAGCGGCCCACGACCGGGGGATCCTCGCCGGCTTCGACCTGGCTCACTCGGTCGGCGTCGTTCCCCACGCCCTCTCGGACGTCGGCGTCGACTTCGCCGTCTGGTGTGGCTACAAGTACTTAAACGCGGGACCGGGCGCCGTCGCCGGCCTCTACGTCAACGAACGGCACTTCGAGACGACGCCCGCGCTCGCCGGCTGGTGGGGCCACGACAAGGAGACGCAGTTCGAGATGAACCTCGAGTTCACCCCGGCGGCCGACGCCGGCGCCTGGCAGGCGGGAACGATCCCGGTCTTCAGCGCGGCCCCGCTGTTCGGCGCGCTCGAGACCGTGAACGACGCCGGCATCGACGCCATCCGCGAGAAGTCGATCGGGCTCACCGGCTACCTGATCGACCTCGTCGACGAGCACCTGACAGATCGCGGCGTGACGATCGGGACGCCCCGCGATCCCGATCGCCGGGGCGGCCACGTCGCCCTCGAACACCCCGAGGCGATGCGCATTAGCGAGGCGCTTCGCGACCGCGAGATCGTCGTCGACTTCCGGCCACCGAACGTCATCCGCGTCGCCCCCGTTCCGCTGTACACGGGCTACGAGGACGTCCACGCGGTCGTCGAGACGCTCGCCGAGATCATCGACGAGAAACGGTACGAGCGGTACGATCCGGCGGGCGACGTGACGTAG
- a CDS encoding alpha/beta hydrolase: MDESHAESSATDRDANAELDPELAAVIAEIEAAGVPQWSSLSVESARRIEDEVFSGGASPELRTVRDLRIDGPGGDLPVRVYRPEREDPPTLVFTHGGGWTLGTLDSADNICRELASRAACLVVSVDYRLAPEHPFPAATDDAYAALAWAADHAAELGGDPDRLGVAGTSAGGNLAAASAIRARDGGPTLAGQFLLYPMTDRQFDRPSYAEHGDGPLLTEADVRWFWEQYLRSPVDEHNPFATICRHPDLAGVAPATVVTAGHDVLRDEGVAYADRLDEAGVDVDHAHYPSMAHGFLSLTDSVSRADEAMDGLAESIRERLG, translated from the coding sequence ATGGACGAGAGCCACGCCGAATCGAGCGCGACGGATCGGGACGCGAACGCCGAACTCGATCCGGAACTGGCGGCGGTCATCGCGGAAATCGAGGCCGCGGGCGTCCCGCAGTGGTCGTCGCTGTCGGTCGAGAGCGCCAGACGAATCGAAGACGAGGTCTTCTCCGGTGGAGCGAGTCCCGAGCTGCGAACGGTCAGGGACCTCCGCATCGACGGTCCCGGCGGTGACCTGCCGGTCAGGGTCTACCGGCCCGAGCGGGAAGACCCGCCGACGCTTGTCTTCACGCACGGCGGCGGCTGGACGCTGGGAACGCTCGATTCGGCGGACAACATCTGTCGGGAACTCGCGAGTCGAGCGGCGTGTCTGGTCGTCTCGGTCGACTATCGCCTCGCGCCGGAACACCCGTTTCCGGCCGCGACCGACGACGCCTACGCCGCCCTCGCGTGGGCGGCAGACCACGCGGCCGAACTCGGCGGCGATCCCGACCGCCTCGGCGTCGCGGGGACGAGCGCCGGCGGGAATCTCGCCGCCGCGTCGGCGATCAGGGCGCGAGATGGCGGACCGACGCTGGCCGGACAGTTCCTCCTCTACCCGATGACCGACCGCCAATTCGATCGGCCGTCGTACGCGGAACACGGCGACGGGCCGCTGCTCACGGAGGCGGACGTCCGCTGGTTCTGGGAGCAGTACCTGCGCAGTCCGGTCGACGAGCACAACCCGTTCGCGACGATCTGTCGTCACCCGGACCTGGCCGGCGTCGCGCCCGCGACGGTGGTGACCGCGGGTCACGACGTCCTTCGTGACGAGGGTGTGGCCTACGCGGATCGGCTAGACGAGGCCGGCGTCGACGTCGACCACGCCCACTACCCGTCGATGGCCCACGGCTTTCTGAGCCTCACCGACAGCGTCTCGCGGGCCGACGAGGCGATGGACGGGCTAGCCGAGTCTATTCGCGAACGACTCGGGTAG
- the trpB gene encoding tryptophan synthase subunit beta — protein MSSGTFGGYGGRHVPEPLEEPLSQLAEAYDEIGTGEAFQAEFRDQLREYAGRPTSLYHAANLSDRYDAEIYFKREDLLHGGAHKINNCLGQALLAKKAGKERLIAETGAGQHGTATAMVGALFDLETEIYMGKKDVERQQMNVFRMRLMGAEVNEVTRGGQGLADAVDAALEDMVENIDDTHYLVGSVVGPDPFPRMVRDFQSVLGDEAREQIIERAGGLPDAAVACVGGGSNAMGLFDAFRDDEEVALYGAEGGGEGANSTRHAAPLAKGRDGVIHGMKTRVIDDEVEVHSVSAGLDYPGVGPEHAMFREEGRVSYDGVHDEDALAAFRELSETEGIIPALESSHAVARAIQLAEEGDHDTILVNLSGRGDKDMETAAELFEFA, from the coding sequence ATGTCGAGTGGCACATTTGGCGGATACGGCGGCAGACACGTACCGGAACCGCTCGAGGAACCGCTCTCGCAGCTGGCCGAGGCCTACGACGAGATCGGAACGGGCGAGGCCTTCCAGGCCGAGTTTCGCGACCAGCTTCGCGAGTACGCCGGCAGACCGACGTCGCTCTATCACGCGGCGAACCTGAGCGACCGCTACGACGCGGAGATCTACTTCAAACGAGAGGACCTGCTACACGGCGGCGCACACAAGATCAACAACTGCCTCGGACAGGCGCTGCTGGCCAAAAAGGCCGGGAAGGAGCGCTTGATCGCAGAAACCGGCGCCGGCCAGCACGGGACGGCGACCGCGATGGTCGGCGCGCTGTTCGACCTCGAGACGGAGATCTACATGGGGAAAAAAGACGTCGAACGCCAGCAGATGAACGTCTTCCGGATGCGACTCATGGGCGCCGAGGTGAACGAGGTCACCCGCGGTGGCCAGGGGCTGGCCGACGCCGTCGACGCCGCCCTAGAGGACATGGTCGAGAACATCGACGACACGCACTACCTCGTCGGCAGCGTCGTCGGTCCGGACCCGTTCCCGCGAATGGTCCGGGACTTCCAGTCGGTACTGGGAGACGAAGCCAGAGAGCAAATCATCGAACGAGCGGGCGGGCTCCCCGACGCGGCGGTCGCCTGCGTCGGCGGCGGGTCGAACGCGATGGGGCTGTTCGACGCCTTCCGAGACGACGAGGAGGTAGCCCTCTACGGCGCCGAAGGCGGTGGCGAGGGTGCGAACTCGACCCGACACGCGGCCCCGCTCGCGAAGGGGAGAGACGGCGTCATCCACGGGATGAAGACGCGCGTCATCGACGACGAGGTCGAGGTTCACTCCGTCTCGGCCGGGCTCGACTACCCCGGCGTCGGCCCCGAACACGCCATGTTCCGGGAGGAGGGGCGCGTCTCTTACGACGGCGTCCACGACGAGGACGCGCTCGCGGCGTTTAGAGAACTCAGCGAGACCGAGGGCATCATCCCCGCACTGGAGTCGAGCCACGCGGTGGCTCGCGCGATTCAGCTGGCGGAGGAAGGCGACCACGACACCATCCTCGTCAACCTCTCCGGCCGGGGCGATAAGGACATGGAGACCGCGGCGGAGCTGTTCGAGTTCGCCTGA